The following proteins are encoded in a genomic region of Arachis ipaensis cultivar K30076 chromosome B02, Araip1.1, whole genome shotgun sequence:
- the LOC107625350 gene encoding EG45-like domain containing protein — translation MANKLSAVIIMGFAIFSLVSVTSAFSGTATYYTVYTPSACYGYEDEGTMIAAASEGIYNNGGACGKMYKITCTGATNAGVTQPCTGASVTVKVVDLCPSPGCQGTFDLSQEAFSQIANTNAGKVYIDYTPV, via the exons ATGGCGAACAAACTGAGCGCTGTTATTATCATGGGGTTTGCCATCTTTAGCCTTGTTTCGGTGACATCCGCTTTTTCGGGAACAGCAACTTACTATACAGTTTACACTC CATCCGCATGCTACGGGTACGAGGACGAAGGAACGATGATTGCAGCTGCAAGCGAGGGAATATACAACAATGGAGGTGCATGTGGCAAAATGTATAAGATCACATGCACAGGTGCGACCAACGCCGGCGTCACTCAACCGTGCACCGGCGCCAGTGTTACCGTCAAGGTTGTCGATCTTTGTCCCTCTCCAGGCTGCCAGGGAACATTTGATCTCTCTCAAGAAGCTTTCTCTCAGATAGCTAACACCAATGCTGGAAAAGTTTATATTGACTATACCCC GGTTTGA